A genomic segment from Pedobacter sp. MC2016-14 encodes:
- a CDS encoding MaoC/PaaZ C-terminal domain-containing protein: MYFKSIFFEDYQLEDKRVTLGRTITETDFVVHAGHTGDFFPHHMDAEWCKTQPFKQRIAHGTMIFSIGIGLTASEINPEAMSKGYDRLRFIKPVFIGDTIHSEITISEKMEAKKPEYGTVTEHVEIVNQHGEVVVVCDHLLLVKKK, translated from the coding sequence ATGTATTTTAAATCTATATTTTTCGAAGACTATCAATTAGAAGATAAACGTGTTACCCTTGGACGCACCATTACAGAGACTGATTTTGTAGTGCATGCCGGGCATACAGGTGATTTTTTTCCGCACCATATGGATGCAGAATGGTGTAAAACACAACCCTTTAAACAGCGTATTGCCCACGGCACGATGATTTTTAGCATAGGCATCGGACTAACCGCTTCGGAGATCAATCCTGAAGCCATGTCAAAAGGTTACGATCGCCTCCGCTTTATAAAACCAGTTTTTATTGGCGATACCATTCATTCGGAAATCACCATATCAGAAAAAATGGAAGCTAAAAAGCCAGAATACGGAACGGTAACGGAACACGTAGAGATCGTTAACCAGCATGGTGAAGTAGTAGTGGTATGCGATCACCTGTTACTGGTAAAAAAGAAATAA
- a CDS encoding glycoside hydrolase family 2 TIM barrel-domain containing protein: MKPSINKISLSLLFGLISAAGFAQLVDKTPTAIPHVPTVYNREPWEDPLVSGINREPSRATGYSFLNLADAIAGDRSKTSRMISLNGEWDFSFAIKPADAPKDFYKSRVSGWKKISVPSNWEMKGYDKPIYKGAVYPFRPVNPPFVPQDYNGMGSYQRTFTLPDDWKDMNVTLHFGGVSSAYKVWLNGQFLGYAEDSFLSSEYNISPYLKTGENIVSVQVIRWSDGSFLEDQDHWRLSGIHREVMLLAEPKIRIADFHWQAKLDKDYKDAVLSIRPRIENLTGKAIKGYKVKAELFDKNGKKVTAQPMERDAESIINEIYPRLDNVKFGLLESKISNPEKWSDEVPNLYTLAISLEDSVGHVLEVKSCKVGFRSIEFSKTNGKLLINGKETYLYGVNRPDHHPVKGKALGREDIFEDVRTIKRFNFNCIRASHYPMDPYLYDLCDEFGILVIDEANLETHGLGGKLSNDPQWTGAYLERSSRMVMRDKNHPSIIIWSLGNESGRGPNHAAMAGWIHDFDITRPVHYEPAMGNPRLEGYMDPSDPRYLKSNDHSHRLQNPQDATYIDMVSRMYPGIYTPALLAGQDNGDQRPIFFVEYAHAMGNSVGNMKEFWDVFRTTPRVIGGCIWEFKDQGILQKDSAGVEYYAYGGDFGERYFDNFTIKGAVNSDGTPKSAMYECKRVYQGAETVWADAKKGILKITNRHSVKNLNVYLVNLIVRKDGVVIAQKNLPRINLQAGKDSLINISAYLPKMEAGAEYLVDIHFSLDKDELWAPKGFELASNQLPLTGLAVSKSVTKISPPKYAPNANQELFSGGDFEIAISKVNGALTSYKWKGQEQVFAPLLPHFTRPLTDNDKRGWKSNKKLKQWYQNDLKYLGSNLGKFDGAAGSGMVVTSTYSLINDSATVKISYCVANTGTVKVEFKLDVKPGLPNLPKVGMQMGTVRGYDNITWYGKGPMENYIDKRYGFDAAVYTQGIKDFMENYAVPQENGNRTDVRWMYLADKQKNEGLLVAADSLLSMSAWPYTDENIQNAKHTNKLKDAGYLTLNIDLIQMGVGGNDSWSDVAAPLAQYQIPSKSYQYSFYLVPVKAAKEAVPALVKKIKF, encoded by the coding sequence ATGAAACCATCCATCAATAAAATAAGCTTGAGTCTTTTATTCGGTCTGATCAGTGCGGCAGGCTTTGCCCAGTTGGTAGATAAAACACCAACGGCAATTCCGCATGTGCCAACAGTGTATAACAGGGAGCCATGGGAAGATCCATTGGTGAGTGGCATTAATCGTGAGCCCTCAAGGGCAACGGGTTATTCTTTTCTGAATTTAGCTGATGCCATTGCTGGCGACCGGAGCAAAACCTCCCGCATGATTTCTTTGAACGGGGAATGGGATTTTTCTTTTGCGATTAAACCAGCAGATGCACCGAAGGATTTTTATAAAAGCAGGGTTAGTGGCTGGAAAAAGATTTCTGTGCCCTCCAACTGGGAAATGAAAGGTTACGATAAACCCATTTACAAAGGTGCTGTTTATCCCTTCCGTCCGGTAAATCCTCCTTTTGTGCCTCAGGATTACAACGGAATGGGCAGTTATCAGCGAACTTTTACGTTGCCTGATGACTGGAAAGACATGAATGTAACCCTGCATTTTGGTGGCGTAAGTTCAGCTTATAAAGTATGGTTAAATGGTCAGTTCTTGGGATACGCGGAAGACAGCTTCCTTTCTTCGGAATATAACATTAGCCCTTATTTAAAAACTGGCGAAAATATTGTTTCTGTGCAGGTGATCCGCTGGAGTGATGGTAGTTTTCTGGAAGACCAGGACCATTGGCGTTTGAGTGGCATCCACAGAGAAGTGATGTTACTGGCTGAACCTAAAATACGGATTGCAGATTTTCACTGGCAGGCTAAACTGGATAAGGACTACAAGGATGCGGTACTGAGTATCCGTCCACGGATAGAAAACCTAACTGGAAAGGCTATAAAAGGCTATAAGGTAAAAGCTGAGCTGTTTGATAAAAATGGCAAAAAGGTAACCGCGCAGCCTATGGAGCGTGATGCGGAAAGCATCATCAACGAGATTTACCCAAGGTTAGACAATGTGAAATTTGGCTTGCTGGAAAGTAAAATCAGCAATCCGGAAAAATGGAGCGATGAGGTTCCAAACCTGTATACACTAGCGATTTCATTGGAAGATAGTGTCGGTCATGTACTGGAGGTAAAAAGCTGTAAGGTAGGTTTTAGAAGTATTGAGTTTTCCAAAACTAATGGCAAATTGCTGATCAATGGAAAAGAAACTTATTTATATGGTGTGAACCGTCCGGATCACCATCCTGTAAAGGGAAAGGCTTTAGGACGCGAAGATATATTTGAAGATGTAAGGACCATTAAACGTTTTAATTTCAATTGCATTCGTGCCAGTCATTATCCAATGGATCCTTACTTATATGATTTATGTGATGAATTTGGAATTTTGGTGATTGATGAAGCCAACCTGGAAACCCATGGTCTTGGTGGTAAATTGAGCAACGATCCGCAATGGACAGGCGCTTATCTGGAAAGGAGCAGCCGCATGGTGATGCGGGATAAAAACCATCCAAGTATCATCATCTGGAGCCTGGGTAACGAATCTGGCCGGGGGCCTAACCATGCAGCGATGGCGGGCTGGATCCACGATTTTGACATTACCCGCCCGGTTCATTACGAGCCGGCAATGGGTAACCCGAGATTAGAAGGTTATATGGATCCTTCAGATCCAAGATATCTGAAATCCAACGACCATTCGCATCGTTTACAAAATCCTCAGGATGCTACCTATATTGATATGGTGAGCAGGATGTACCCTGGGATTTATACGCCGGCACTATTAGCTGGACAGGACAATGGCGATCAGCGTCCGATATTTTTTGTAGAATATGCTCACGCCATGGGTAACTCTGTAGGCAACATGAAGGAATTTTGGGATGTTTTCCGTACTACGCCACGCGTGATTGGAGGCTGTATCTGGGAGTTTAAAGATCAGGGAATTTTGCAAAAGGACAGTGCGGGTGTAGAATATTACGCTTACGGTGGTGATTTTGGCGAAAGATATTTTGATAACTTTACCATTAAAGGCGCAGTAAATTCTGACGGTACCCCTAAATCTGCTATGTACGAATGCAAACGTGTTTATCAGGGCGCAGAAACGGTGTGGGCAGATGCTAAAAAAGGCATTTTAAAAATCACCAACCGCCATTCGGTTAAAAACCTGAATGTATACCTTGTAAACCTTATTGTTCGTAAAGATGGGGTAGTTATAGCCCAAAAAAACCTGCCTCGCATCAACTTACAGGCTGGAAAAGATAGCTTGATTAATATTTCAGCTTACTTGCCTAAAATGGAAGCAGGTGCAGAGTATTTGGTTGATATTCATTTTAGCCTGGACAAAGATGAGCTTTGGGCGCCTAAGGGTTTTGAATTGGCTTCTAACCAGTTGCCCTTAACAGGTTTGGCAGTAAGCAAATCTGTAACGAAAATTTCCCCTCCAAAATATGCGCCAAATGCTAATCAGGAGCTATTTTCAGGTGGGGATTTTGAAATTGCCATCAGCAAAGTAAATGGTGCTTTAACTTCTTACAAATGGAAAGGCCAGGAGCAGGTTTTTGCACCGCTGTTGCCTCATTTTACCCGTCCTTTGACAGATAATGACAAACGTGGCTGGAAATCCAATAAGAAATTGAAACAATGGTATCAAAATGATTTGAAGTACCTGGGCTCAAACTTGGGTAAATTTGATGGTGCTGCGGGATCAGGAATGGTGGTAACGAGCACTTACAGTCTGATCAATGATAGCGCAACTGTAAAGATAAGTTACTGCGTAGCCAATACAGGCACTGTGAAAGTTGAATTTAAACTGGATGTTAAACCAGGTTTGCCTAACCTGCCAAAGGTGGGGATGCAAATGGGTACTGTTCGTGGTTACGACAATATTACCTGGTACGGAAAAGGACCTATGGAAAATTATATAGACAAACGGTATGGTTTTGATGCTGCGGTTTATACCCAGGGTATCAAAGACTTTATGGAGAACTATGCTGTTCCGCAGGAGAATGGAAACCGTACAGATGTGCGCTGGATGTATCTTGCAGACAAGCAAAAAAACGAAGGCTTACTGGTAGCAGCTGATAGTCTGTTGAGTATGAGCGCTTGGCCTTATACAGATGAAAACATCCAAAATGCAAAACACACCAATAAGTTAAAAGATGCGGGATATTTAACCCTAAATATAGATTTGATTCAAATGGGCGTAGGTGGAAATGACAGTTGGAGCGATGTAGCTGCACCTTTGGCACAATACCAAATTCCTTCAAAATCTTACCAATATAGTTTTTACCTTGTTCCGGTAAAAGCCGCAAAAGAAGCAGTACCTGCATTAGTAAAAAAGATAAAATTTTAG
- a CDS encoding ABC transporter substrate-binding protein, with translation MTDKIILKGITWNHSRGLVPMVATAQRFSELHPSVEITWEKRSLQQFADFSIQQLAERFDLLVIDHPWAGFAAKTQSIFPLDTFLSADYLKDQELNTVGQSFESYSYDGHQWALPIDAATPVAASRPDLLKAKGLELPKSFEDLLALADQGLVAFAGIPIDVLMNFYTLCCSLGEDPCQQEDLVISEVIGIQALQMYRELATKIHPDNFKRNPIQVYEAMTLTDDLAYCPFAYGYSNYSRRGYSRKSLHFHDMISVDGKTNLRSTLGGTGLAVSSGSAHKEMAVKYAAYVCSPECQQTVFYENGGQPGHLSAWTDEEVNRQSQQYFLNTLPALQRAFLRPRYHGSMFFQDHAGDVVRDYLMQGGNEKEVLAALNKLYVESRKLQVS, from the coding sequence ATGACTGACAAAATAATTTTAAAGGGAATAACCTGGAACCACAGTCGTGGTTTGGTACCTATGGTTGCTACAGCGCAACGTTTTTCAGAACTCCATCCTTCTGTAGAAATTACCTGGGAAAAGAGAAGTTTGCAGCAATTCGCTGATTTTTCTATACAGCAGCTTGCAGAGCGTTTTGATTTGCTGGTAATAGACCATCCATGGGCGGGTTTTGCAGCGAAAACACAATCCATTTTTCCTTTAGATACTTTCCTTTCTGCAGATTACCTCAAAGATCAGGAATTGAATACCGTAGGACAGTCTTTTGAAAGTTACAGTTACGACGGACACCAATGGGCATTGCCTATTGATGCCGCCACACCGGTGGCAGCCAGCCGACCAGATCTTTTAAAAGCGAAAGGACTGGAACTGCCAAAATCTTTTGAGGATCTTTTGGCTTTGGCAGACCAGGGTTTAGTTGCCTTTGCAGGGATTCCAATTGATGTGCTCATGAATTTTTATACGCTTTGCTGTTCATTGGGTGAAGATCCTTGTCAGCAGGAAGACCTGGTGATTTCTGAAGTCATTGGAATCCAGGCCCTGCAAATGTACCGTGAACTGGCTACAAAGATCCATCCGGATAACTTTAAGAGAAATCCAATTCAGGTATATGAGGCGATGACTTTAACGGATGACCTGGCTTATTGTCCATTTGCTTATGGGTATTCAAATTATTCGAGAAGAGGATATTCGCGCAAGTCGCTTCATTTTCACGACATGATTTCAGTGGACGGGAAAACAAACCTGCGCAGTACCCTTGGTGGAACTGGATTGGCAGTGTCTTCTGGCTCTGCACACAAAGAGATGGCGGTAAAGTATGCGGCCTATGTGTGTTCTCCGGAATGCCAGCAGACTGTTTTCTATGAAAACGGTGGTCAGCCAGGACATTTAAGCGCATGGACGGACGAAGAAGTAAACAGACAGAGTCAGCAATATTTTTTAAATACTTTGCCCGCTTTACAGCGTGCTTTCCTGCGTCCGCGTTACCATGGAAGTATGTTTTTTCAGGATCATGCAGGCGATGTAGTTAGGGATTACCTGATGCAGGGCGGAAATGAAAAGGAAGTTTTAGCAGCTTTGAATAAATTATATGTGGAATCAAGAAAGTTGCAAGTATCATGA
- a CDS encoding CaiB/BaiF CoA-transferase family protein: MKPLEDYLVIDFSQFLSGPSASLKLADMGARVIKIEKPETGDICRTLYISNLVMNGESSVFHAINRNKESFAGDLKIKEDYHTILELVRKADVMIHNFRPGVINRLGLDYETVKKLNPSIIYGEISGYGNEGDWKSKPGQDLLLQSVTGLTTLTGNGDRGPLAMGLSIVDMLAGAHLAQGILACLYKKAISGVGASVQVSMMESAYDFQFETITTFMNDGGELPKRSLKNNANAYLGAPYGIYKTSDGYMALAMGSIPVLATLLNCPELIPFESPAQAFNERDQIKAILAAHLSGDTTKKWLSVLEPADIWCADVLNWDTLVAHEGFKVLNMVQEVEMKDGYKYKTTRCPIRIDGELLTSSVGSPKLGQDNEKILKEFMIANGED, translated from the coding sequence ATGAAACCACTTGAAGATTATTTGGTCATTGATTTTAGTCAGTTTCTATCCGGCCCTTCTGCAAGTTTAAAGCTGGCAGATATGGGGGCCAGGGTGATAAAAATTGAGAAACCTGAAACGGGTGACATTTGCAGGACCCTTTACATTTCAAATTTGGTGATGAATGGAGAGTCTTCCGTATTTCATGCCATCAATAGAAATAAAGAAAGCTTTGCAGGAGATTTAAAGATTAAAGAAGATTACCACACTATTCTGGAACTTGTGCGTAAGGCAGATGTGATGATTCATAATTTTCGTCCCGGAGTCATCAACCGCCTTGGTTTAGATTATGAAACGGTAAAAAAACTCAATCCTTCTATTATATATGGTGAGATTTCAGGCTACGGTAACGAGGGAGACTGGAAATCTAAGCCGGGTCAGGATTTGTTGCTGCAGTCGGTTACCGGTTTAACCACATTAACCGGAAATGGCGACAGAGGGCCATTGGCTATGGGACTTTCTATAGTTGATATGTTGGCCGGTGCACATCTTGCACAGGGAATTTTGGCTTGTTTATACAAAAAGGCCATTTCTGGTGTGGGTGCCAGTGTACAGGTGAGTATGATGGAATCGGCTTATGATTTTCAGTTTGAAACCATTACTACTTTTATGAATGATGGCGGTGAACTTCCAAAGCGATCCTTAAAAAATAATGCCAATGCCTACCTTGGGGCTCCTTACGGGATTTACAAAACAAGCGATGGGTATATGGCCCTGGCCATGGGGTCCATTCCGGTATTGGCAACTTTGTTAAATTGTCCGGAATTAATCCCTTTTGAATCTCCTGCGCAAGCTTTTAATGAAAGAGATCAAATTAAGGCGATTCTGGCTGCGCATCTTTCCGGTGATACGACAAAAAAATGGCTTTCTGTTCTTGAACCTGCAGACATCTGGTGTGCGGATGTATTAAATTGGGATACTTTGGTTGCACATGAAGGCTTTAAAGTGCTGAATATGGTTCAGGAAGTAGAAATGAAAGATGGTTATAAATATAAAACCACAAGGTGCCCAATACGGATTGATGGTGAACTGCTGACTTCGTCAGTTGGGTCGCCTAAATTAGGGCAGGACAATGAAAAGATCCTAAAGGAGTTTATGATAGCAAATGGAGAAGATTAA
- a CDS encoding CaiB/BaiF CoA-transferase family protein: protein MTRPLEGLLVLEFCQFLAGPSAGLKLADLGARVIKIERPVKGDACRQLAIKNLFEGDDSLLFHTINRNKESYAADLKNPEDLKRVKQLIAKADVMTHNFRPGVMEKIGLDYVNVQALNPNIIYGVVTGYGNEGPWANKPGQDLLVQSMSGLTYLSGSDQDGPVPFGLSVSDIMCGNHLVQGILAALIKRAKTGKSVLVEVSLLESTLDLQFEVLTTYLNDGGQLPKRSSVSGSAHAYLSAPYAIYQTADAYLALAMGNLPKISNIIGCDISSVYINADSSFDQRDELLNLLGETFKTQSNAFWLSLMEPEDIWCAAVLNYKEATELSAFKDLEIRQTLNLGNGQTLDTTRLPIQINGNKLCSDKAAPAIGANNGIINSEFELV, encoded by the coding sequence ATGACAAGACCATTAGAGGGACTTTTAGTACTGGAATTTTGCCAGTTCCTTGCAGGACCTTCGGCAGGGTTAAAACTGGCCGACCTGGGAGCAAGGGTAATTAAAATTGAGCGTCCTGTAAAAGGAGATGCCTGCAGACAGCTGGCCATTAAAAATCTTTTTGAAGGCGATGATAGTTTGCTCTTTCACACCATTAACCGCAATAAGGAATCTTATGCTGCCGATCTTAAGAATCCTGAAGATTTGAAACGGGTGAAACAATTGATTGCCAAAGCGGATGTAATGACCCATAACTTCAGGCCAGGGGTGATGGAGAAGATTGGTTTGGATTATGTGAATGTGCAAGCCCTCAACCCTAATATTATTTATGGTGTGGTAACGGGTTACGGTAATGAAGGTCCCTGGGCCAATAAGCCGGGACAAGATTTATTGGTGCAATCTATGTCTGGCCTTACCTACCTTTCTGGCAGTGATCAGGATGGACCTGTTCCTTTTGGACTTTCAGTATCTGATATCATGTGCGGAAATCATTTGGTTCAGGGTATTTTAGCCGCACTGATTAAACGTGCCAAAACGGGTAAAAGCGTGTTGGTGGAAGTGAGTTTGTTAGAGTCAACTTTAGATTTACAGTTTGAAGTATTGACCACTTATCTTAATGATGGCGGTCAGCTGCCTAAACGCAGTAGCGTGAGCGGTAGTGCGCATGCCTATTTAAGTGCTCCGTATGCCATTTATCAAACAGCAGATGCTTATCTGGCTTTAGCAATGGGCAACTTGCCAAAGATCAGTAACATCATTGGTTGCGACATTTCTTCTGTATATATTAATGCAGACTCTTCATTTGATCAGCGAGACGAATTGCTGAACTTATTAGGAGAGACCTTTAAAACGCAAAGCAATGCCTTTTGGTTGAGTTTAATGGAGCCTGAAGATATTTGGTGCGCCGCAGTTTTAAATTACAAGGAAGCAACTGAACTGTCTGCATTTAAGGATCTTGAAATTAGACAGACTTTAAATCTTGGTAACGGACAAACATTGGATACCACAAGACTGCCTATCCAGATTAATGGAAATAAGCTTTGCAGTGACAAAGCCGCGCCAGCAATTGGTGCAAATAATGGAATAATCAATAGCGAATTTGAGTTAGTATAA
- a CDS encoding Gfo/Idh/MocA family protein, with translation MDINYKPELPETNQPIIIIGAGGIVADAHLPAYVKAGFTVHGIVNRTRERAAKLAERFGIPNVYANVAEAVAQAPEHAVYDLTIMPEQYLETLEQLPDGAAVLIQKPMGDDFNQAKEILELCRRKKLVAAINFQLRYAPFVSAARDLINKGLIGELYDMEVRVTIKTPWEIFPHVIVHPRLEIQYHSIHYVDMIRSFLGDPKSILAKTLKHPAKTLSSSRSTILFDYGDTMHAVINTNHDHDFGPDHQESFIKWEGTKGAIKAKMGLLMDYPHGVPDVFQYCIPEEGKAPEWKTVELEGSWFPDAFVGTMAALMRFKEGSSEVLPTSVEDVIKTMATVEAAYTSSDNGGISLTNIEQ, from the coding sequence ATGGATATAAATTATAAACCGGAATTACCGGAAACCAATCAACCTATTATTATCATCGGCGCAGGCGGAATTGTTGCAGATGCGCATCTTCCTGCCTACGTAAAAGCGGGTTTTACTGTTCATGGCATTGTAAATCGTACCCGGGAACGTGCAGCGAAACTTGCTGAGCGGTTCGGTATTCCGAATGTATACGCCAACGTGGCTGAAGCAGTGGCTCAAGCTCCTGAGCATGCGGTATACGACCTGACCATTATGCCTGAGCAATACCTGGAAACATTGGAGCAATTGCCGGATGGAGCAGCGGTGCTGATCCAGAAACCTATGGGCGATGATTTTAACCAGGCGAAGGAAATTCTGGAATTGTGCAGACGAAAAAAACTGGTTGCCGCAATTAATTTTCAGTTGCGTTATGCTCCCTTTGTAAGTGCTGCCAGAGACCTTATAAATAAAGGTTTGATTGGGGAACTGTACGATATGGAAGTACGGGTGACGATAAAAACACCATGGGAAATCTTTCCGCATGTGATTGTTCACCCAAGGCTTGAAATTCAATACCATAGCATCCACTATGTAGATATGATCCGTTCCTTTCTGGGCGACCCAAAAAGCATTCTGGCTAAAACGTTGAAACATCCGGCCAAAACCCTGTCTTCGTCCCGTTCTACTATTTTGTTTGATTATGGAGATACCATGCATGCAGTGATCAATACCAATCATGACCATGATTTTGGGCCTGATCATCAAGAAAGTTTCATTAAATGGGAAGGTACTAAGGGCGCTATTAAAGCCAAGATGGGATTATTGATGGATTACCCGCATGGTGTACCTGATGTATTTCAGTATTGCATACCTGAAGAAGGAAAAGCGCCGGAATGGAAAACCGTTGAATTGGAAGGTAGCTGGTTCCCTGATGCATTTGTAGGCACTATGGCGGCTTTGATGCGTTTTAAAGAAGGTTCTTCTGAGGTATTGCCTACCAGTGTAGAAGATGTAATTAAAACGATGGCGACTGTAGAAGCCGCTTATACTTCCAGTGATAACGGAGGCATTTCATTAACCAATATTGAACAATAA
- the fucP gene encoding L-fucose:H+ symporter permease, protein MNPTSAPEVIASGDPAAGKKYLVPFILVVSLFFLWGMAHNLDSILIPHLKKACNLNNRQSTLIDTSVFLAYFLMAIPAGVILKKWGYKSTMITGLLAFAFGAFLFVPAANNLSYITFLVALFIIGCGLTLLETSANPYATILGSPDKAAWRLNLAATFNGLAAPLATVVGRFILSGKSHTQEELAAMTDAVRNNYFLTEASTVKVPYIILGTVLVSVAVLFYFMKLPEIKTTSKDGISKGSFLGALKHKHLRWAVVAQFFYVGAQVCVTSFFIRAAQQAGGFDEYTALYYLGLYGTLFLVGRFVGTILLRYIASNSLLAIYAVISVLLSIVAIFGDGAYVVYALGGLGFFMSIMFPTIFALGIDGIGDDTKPGSSWLIMSIVGGAILPYAMGTLIDMNHDNIQIGYSIPLVCYLIIMLFGLKGYKIVAR, encoded by the coding sequence ATGAACCCTACATCAGCACCCGAAGTAATTGCAAGCGGAGATCCGGCAGCGGGTAAAAAATATTTAGTACCTTTTATCCTGGTCGTGAGCTTATTCTTCCTTTGGGGAATGGCACATAATCTGGATTCCATTTTAATACCACATCTTAAAAAGGCATGTAACCTGAACAACAGACAATCTACCTTAATAGATACCTCTGTTTTCCTCGCCTACTTTTTAATGGCCATTCCAGCAGGGGTGATCTTAAAGAAATGGGGTTACAAATCGACCATGATCACTGGCTTATTAGCATTTGCTTTTGGTGCATTTCTTTTTGTACCGGCAGCAAATAACCTTTCTTACATTACCTTTCTTGTTGCGCTCTTTATCATCGGATGTGGCTTAACCCTTCTTGAAACATCTGCAAATCCTTATGCCACAATTTTGGGAAGTCCGGATAAAGCAGCATGGAGGCTAAACCTTGCAGCTACCTTTAATGGTTTGGCAGCACCTTTGGCTACAGTAGTTGGAAGATTTATCTTGTCCGGAAAATCTCATACGCAAGAGGAATTAGCGGCAATGACTGATGCAGTAAGGAACAATTATTTCCTGACAGAAGCGTCTACAGTTAAAGTCCCTTACATTATTCTGGGCACAGTATTGGTTTCTGTTGCTGTATTGTTTTATTTTATGAAGTTACCTGAAATAAAAACCACCAGCAAGGATGGAATTTCAAAAGGGAGTTTCTTAGGTGCCTTAAAACACAAACATCTAAGGTGGGCTGTGGTTGCGCAGTTCTTTTATGTTGGTGCTCAGGTATGTGTAACAAGTTTTTTCATTAGAGCCGCTCAACAAGCAGGTGGCTTTGATGAGTATACTGCGTTATATTATCTTGGATTGTATGGTACTTTGTTTTTAGTCGGACGTTTTGTCGGAACCATTTTACTACGATACATTGCCTCAAACAGTCTCTTAGCCATTTACGCTGTAATTTCGGTTTTACTAAGTATTGTTGCAATTTTTGGAGACGGTGCTTATGTTGTTTACGCATTAGGTGGTTTGGGATTTTTTATGTCTATCATGTTTCCAACCATCTTTGCATTGGGAATTGATGGCATAGGCGATGATACTAAACCTGGATCTTCCTGGTTAATTATGTCGATTGTTGGCGGTGCCATTCTTCCATACGCAATGGGGACTTTAATTGACATGAACCATGATAATATACAAATTGGCTATAGTATTCCCTTGGTTTGTTATTTAATCATTATGCTCTTTGGGTTAAAAGGATATAAAATAGTTGCTAGATAA
- a CDS encoding extracellular solute-binding protein, whose product MEKINHQHILRIAVRKFAPFESTMDKLWASYCAVSGCELKAEFIAMDLHELHETTLLDKGLADGSWDIAHLNTDWLLEGYEDKAIEDLKPYLDENPPEGFPGAWSSSLLSLQQFDKQVLGLPFHDGPECLIYRKDLFENPEEQEAYFKLYGEKLAPPTSWAGFLQLSHFFHRPEQDLYGSVFAGYPDGHNTVFDFCLQLWSRGGQLTNEQGKINIDSPEAVAAVAFYRQLLNDDKAVHPGSADFDSVKAGAAFSRGEAALMINWFGFASVCEVDAASNVKGKVGITTLPVAEGHVPASLNVYWLYTIGSGSRNKAIAYDFIRHAVNKESDKLLTLEGGIGCRISTWKDEEINQIIPYYHQLEQLHVGAKSLPQKRNWAAIASIVDQMVLKAMGSAVSTESLLKEAQAQIDSIDN is encoded by the coding sequence ATGGAGAAGATTAATCATCAGCATATTTTAAGGATTGCAGTACGCAAATTTGCCCCATTTGAATCTACTATGGACAAATTGTGGGCGAGTTATTGTGCAGTATCGGGATGTGAACTGAAGGCCGAATTTATTGCGATGGACCTTCATGAACTCCATGAAACTACGCTACTCGATAAAGGACTGGCTGATGGGTCTTGGGATATTGCACATTTAAATACTGACTGGTTACTTGAAGGCTATGAGGATAAAGCGATAGAAGACCTTAAGCCTTACCTGGATGAAAATCCTCCTGAAGGTTTTCCTGGAGCCTGGAGTAGTTCTTTGCTCAGTTTACAGCAATTTGATAAACAAGTGCTTGGTTTGCCTTTTCACGACGGGCCGGAGTGTTTGATCTATAGAAAGGATTTGTTTGAAAACCCTGAAGAGCAGGAGGCTTACTTTAAACTATATGGTGAAAAGCTGGCACCGCCTACAAGTTGGGCGGGTTTTCTTCAACTCTCACATTTCTTTCACCGTCCTGAACAAGATTTGTATGGTTCTGTTTTTGCAGGTTATCCGGACGGCCACAATACTGTTTTTGATTTCTGTTTACAGCTATGGAGCCGTGGCGGCCAGCTGACCAATGAACAGGGTAAAATCAATATTGACAGCCCTGAGGCTGTTGCAGCTGTAGCGTTTTACAGGCAGTTGTTAAATGATGATAAAGCTGTTCATCCTGGCTCTGCTGACTTTGATTCGGTAAAGGCAGGCGCAGCATTTTCAAGAGGAGAAGCGGCATTGATGATCAACTGGTTCGGTTTTGCTTCAGTTTGTGAAGTAGACGCAGCATCAAATGTGAAAGGAAAAGTTGGCATTACCACATTGCCGGTGGCAGAAGGTCATGTACCGGCATCACTAAATGTGTATTGGCTGTACACCATTGGATCTGGTAGTAGAAATAAAGCTATTGCTTACGATTTTATACGGCATGCGGTGAATAAGGAAAGTGATAAACTGTTGACGCTGGAAGGTGGCATTGGTTGTCGGATTTCTACCTGGAAAGATGAAGAAATCAATCAAATTATTCCTTATTACCACCAGCTGGAGCAACTGCATGTAGGTGCAAAATCGCTTCCTCAAAAAAGAAACTGGGCTGCTATTGCAAGCATTGTAGATCAAATGGTACTTAAGGCTATGGGTTCGGCTGTAAGTACTGAAAGTTTGCTGAAAGAGGCACAAGCTCAAATTGATTCAATTGACAATTAA